TGCGCGGATGGACTACACCCACACACACTACCACATATTCATGGCATGCCACGTCTTATCGCAAACTCTACCGATTATCTTCCGTGCAGTAACGCGATATGGAAGTAAAACTCGCACACGCACTAGGTCGACCGCGCGCTTACGTTGATCTCCTGAACGACGCCCATGGAGACGGAACTTTCGCGCCTCAGGACGTGAACTTCTGGCTCGTCATCGACACCACTGAACGCAACAGATCTCCGCAAAGTAGAGACTGCTACGAAGACCCGAAAGGCGCGCACACACTTGTTTCCGCCGCAAAATCATGGAGAATCACAAAATCCGATGAGCGCACCTTTTAAAACGGACGATTCTGACTAACGCCTCTCCAACAGAACGAAACTCCGAGGCGAGCGAACGCAGCACGACTGAGCGGGAAGGCTCACCCTTCCGTAGCTGCCAAACTCTACAACAGCTCCTCCGGTGCCGCGTTAACGTCCTAACCACACGTTGAGAAACTCCCTCCCGCGCAACGACATCTGCATGATCGCGACTCGAAGTCCCTGACACTATCTTGTCGaccgagcgcggcgccacggcAGTTCAGAATTTGACACACGTCCGCACACTAGAACTGTAAACGACCACGGCTCCTAGGAGTAGGTCCAAGATGACGCAGTTTACTTAGAAGCCTACCAGCAGGGCCTGAGGAACAGACGTGATGGACGTGACACAAAAACGGAAGAAATGCACGCGCTTTCACACCCTCGCAAGGACTGGTAGAAGACCAGAAACGAGCTATGGGCGTGAATATTGGCACGCAGAAACACAAAACAAGtcagcacacgcgcagccgctggcaAAACGAAAGAAAGAGCCCTCTTGACCGCACATAAGCAAATTGTCGAAGGTGAGGAAGAAATACACATGAAGTATTACACTACGGTTACCAAGACGAAGAACGCAGCGAGACAAGGCTTTTCAGGGGGAACCTACGTGCAGAGTCTGCACAAAAAGGGCGAGCGTGATCCACCTTCTGGGTGACCAGCCGAGGACTTGGGGGTGCTCTGGAGGTCTCGCTTCTCATTTTCCGGTGTCGTTTTGTTGCTCTTCTGCAAACACGAAAATAACGCAGCACACGAgctgccgtctgcggcgcctcacATGCGCAATCTGGTGAAGCAACTACACAAATTTCTTCGTCCTCAACCGTTCAGACCTCAAATCACCCGGACGAACATTCCACGGGAAACGACGTCGCGGTACCTTCAGCCGTCTCAAGACGGAACTCATCGCCACTAACAGCACACACGTTCCAGAAACGGAAAACGTCCCCGTATGACGACAGTACACGCACTGGGGATACACACGTGATGAGGCCGCTTACagtacacatatatacatattcgCCGAGACAAAAGTCTGTGCGTCCGTTTCTGAAGTCGACAACCTTACTATGCACGCAGACACCGGGTTGTGTAACTTGCGAACGAAGAGGTGCCACCACCCCCGCTCCGCCACGATATAGATTCTGTCACACTTACCGCTTGCGAGCTAGCGGACGTGGACGCATCGTCCTGATCGTCTTCATCCTTCTCTGGAAGTGATACGCATCACACAGCATGAAAACTGCAGCTGCAGGTGTGCTTTCACCTTCCTGAAACACAGCACCCTCCCCCCTTTCCACACGCAGCCAGCTATGGCCTGCAATTCCCTAGCTCGCGCCACCCGTGCCCCCACTAGGACACGCACTCCTGGGCTCCGCCGGCTTGGTGCTGCTACGAGAACTATGGCATCATGCGACAGCCTTTCAGCGGCATAGAAGCGCTGCCCGCGAGGGCAGCTAGCGTTCACGGCATTCCACGTCGCCGCAACAATAGTCAGATGCGAGCGGCATTGCCGGGATCGCCCTCCTGCACCCGTGTTGTTCCAGCGCGAATACGGTACAACACGCTCTCGACGGGTCGTTGACAGACACCATACCTTTCTCGAAGTTGAATTTCGCGTAGCCTGTTGCCTTCCGGACCTTCTTTCGGCTGAAATCAGCTTTCACGGGCACGTGACTGACTGAAGGGGCTTCCTCCTGGCCTGCCTTCTGCGGAAATCGAAAAGGGACAGACCAGGTCCGCGCTGTCACGAGAGACTTCGGCGAAATACGCGTGACCGCCCAAGCAATCACTGATTCACCACTTGCGCGTTCTCACAACAAACAAGAGGAGGCTGCTGTCAGTTGAACTCGCGAGGCAATATCTAACCACATACCACCTTCCTCGGAGACGGCACAGACCCCCAAAAGAGAACAAGAAAATAGATCCGCGACTCACGCATGATATCATCGAAACCGAGCTGCGGAATTCGACCTTGCCTCTCCCCACTGTCGGGGTCTCCCATTCggcgtctttctctgcgaGAAAAAGGGAAGGACAAAAACCCGGTTCCCACGCATAAAACAGCCATGCTACTGGACCGAAAACACTTGTCTGCCTTGAAAAAAAAAGTGTAAAGCACACGAATTTTTCGGCTTCGAACGCGGGACCCGCAACCTGCAACTGAAAATATATAGAAACGAAGCCTACGTAAGTCTGTCTGAAGGACGCTTCACAATCAGTCCAATGTGGCGACTTCCCAGTGCATCAATATACGGGAGGAAAGGTCCCCCTCCCTTCCCCTCCCACACCGAACAAGCGGCTTCGACAATCGTGCCGCTGGGTCAGCGACCCGCGCCCACACGAGGACCCCCGCATGCCTCTCACCGCAATCCACAAGATCGGTAATGGTGCTGTCCGCAGGCGTCAGTCCAACGTCCTTCGCAGTCGCCACGAGCTCCTTCAGGATGGGGGCACCGTCCGGATAGCCATCTTGCATGGTACCTCCTGCCTGAAACCCGTCGGACGCCAGAAACCACGACACAGGCACACGCATTCACGTGGATCCACACACGAGATATCCGCTTTGagacaaagagagaagaggaggaaaggcaTGAGGTCAACAtccacgcgcacgcggctgtGCCGGTGGCTGGAGGACCGCGGCGCTGTGCCCTTACAGCCACCAGCGTCGAAACACACACAACCCCAACGCCTGCGGAAACACAATCGAGGACGCTCTCCGGACGCTCACCAAATTGCTGGCCGCAAGCGACAGAGTCTGGATGCGATTGCAGAATCCTGTTAGGCAATacagcgcagccgccgcctgtGAGGACTTCTCTTTTCCATCGGCACTCTCGAAGTAGTTGCTGAAGTTCTGTCAAACACAGTAacacagcagccgcggcaaaGGCCAGTCATCCAGCCGGCGACTGACGACGACATCCCGATTCGAAACAAGCGAGCACACCACGGAAGTATTTCAGAGGAGACTTCGGAAACTCACGGAGACGAAAACCGCCCTCTCCAGTCGCCCCCTTTCGAGCCTCTGCCGATGCCGCCACGGCCCACACACTGAGCACTAGGCACCGCTAGACTCACCCCGTATCCCCGCCACGCAAAGCAAAAGGGGCAGCACGGTAACGACAAGCCAGCGATGCGTTGTTGTCAGCTCCGCACACGCTTCCGCACCTACTGCCGAATCATACCGACGCAAACGCCGCCCTCGGTGCGCGTCTCACGAACCCGCACAGCCGTAAGCAGCCGAGGGCCGACGACGGCAGTCCGCGGACACGGACAcaagacgctgcagcagagggaaCGATCAATCGCCAACTTAACCGTGCGCGCACCAAACTGCGCACATACCTTGAATCCGCATGTGGCGAACTCCTGCAGCATGCGAAGTTCTTTCACGATGTTCTCCGCCGTGAAGTCCTCGTCCCCAAGAGAATCGAGACACGTGCTCTGGAGCGGAGCGTACGCGAGGCAATACAAGTCCTAAACACGCACCCAGCACACAAAACACACGGAAATCGCATGCCTCTGGGCACTCGCGACATGTGCAAAAACATTTGTCTACGCAAACCCTAAACGAATGCGACGATACACGAGGCTCGGGAACACGCGCCAGCTACATGCGTGCGCGACCGCCCTTCCTACCCACAGAGTAGTCTTCATCATCCGGAGACCCTGTAACGGTGAAGCAGAAAACTCTGCCGCGACAGATACACTTCTCAGCCGCCAACTAGTCCCAAGATACTACCCCACATCGAAACAGAAAacgcaaaaaaaaagaacACGACACTCCCCCAACCAAGGCGATAGGACTCTGCACAGAAACTTGATATTTGAACCGGACGTACCGGAAGAGCCATTTTCGCCTGGGTTGCTGACGAAAGCGAGACTGGAGACTGTCAATGTACGGGACGTGCAAGGTTCCTCTCCCGCTCTCGTGTCCAAGTGAGCAAAAAAGCGAGTTCACAAAAATGACGCCGACCTGAACACGCGTGACCGGAACAGGGGGAAACACCCGCGACATGTGAGCGTGCCCTTCCTGTTCAGTCTCTAAAGAAGGTGGAAGATGCGCGCACAGGATGGAACCTGTCTGGCAAGCCTGCCGGCAAAAGGTCGCCTCTGGTACAAGGTGTGGAGGCCATGTGCAAAGTACAACTACCCCCCGCCCCTCGAAAGCCGCTTCAAAAGTTGCCTGCAATACGGGAGGAGACTCTCCACGAGGCACAGAGGAGATGAATGGGAGGAACATTGAGACACGGAAATGAATCCTTGTCGACTGAATTCGAGGCTCGGCAGGCAATCCCAGAAGCGGGGTCTCTTACACAGACGAAAAACAAGCTTCACCGACCACACGCCGGGGAACATTCATACGACCTGCGAAAGCTGCTCGACGCAACATACAGACAACCATGCATTGCCTAATACACGGCCTTGCCTTAACCGCGCACATTTGTGAAGCCAACCTTGGTACACACCCTGTACGAAAAccatgacattcactttggtcGTCTCAAGTTTGCGAAGAGGCCACGTCCGGAACCACCACATGGGGGTGCAGAAGTCGTTGCAGAGAATTAAAGGCTAACCTCGTGAGTTGTGACACTTCCTTGTACACGGAGCCTCTCCACACTGAGTAGCGGATCTGGGAACCACTCGCTGAGGAAAAGAATGCTGAGAGGCGCAGATTCTCGAACTGGAATTGATGTTCCGCGCGGGAAGGGTGTCCTCAGCGGATGTTTTGATTTAAGAGGTCACATCCGGCAGGAAAAATAAGTGACGATGTCGTAGATCAGTCAGATCCAAGCGATATTTGACGAATTCGGGGAATTGCCTCGTCAATTAATTTCCAGTCGGCCCACGGCCACGTGAAAACTTAACGAAACAATTCTGACCACGCGCCAAAGAAAAGGTGAACGGGACTAACCGACCATCGGGAAAAATCGTCCACGAACGCCTGGCGACTGCTGAGTGACTCAAAGGCAGTGAGAAGAAGTCAAAGCGAGCGAgcaaacgcagaaaaaggtGAAGCTGCccttccgcgcccgcgcgaggggCAACTGAAGGGGGAAATTGACGGAGCGGAAAAACTGGAGGAGCGACCCTCCGAGTCTCAGGCATTGACTTGAGAGAGAATTACCATGCACAAAGATGAGAAAAGTGCAGTCTTGTCTCTTGGAAACGGTCGAGCTGAGGTAAAAGGAAAATCGACAGTCGGATGCCTCAGAAGTAGGCCCTACACAACTCTCTGCATGCTTAGGCGACTACGCGGCCTGACATCCTCCTCGCTTTTCTGTGACACTCTGCGCATTATCTGCACC
Above is a window of Besnoitia besnoiti strain Bb-Ger1 chromosome Unknown contig00007, whole genome shotgun sequence DNA encoding:
- a CDS encoding uncharacterized protein (encoded by transcript BESB_072930), which encodes MLQEFATCGFKNFSNYFESADGKEKSSQAAAALYCLTGFCNRIQTLSLAASNLAGGTMQDGYPDGAPILKELVATAKDVGLTPADSTITDLVDCEKDAEWETPTVGRGKVEFRSSVSMISCKAGQEEAPSVSHVPVKADFSRKKVRKATGYAKFNFEKEKDEDDQDDASTSASSQAKSNKTTPENEKRDLQSTPKSSAGHPEGGSRSPFLCRLCTGVDDEPEVHVLRRESSVSMGVVQEINDPEGDTHWHDSERHSGRFNRIRKRVPTGHASLMKRSSDDLLELLEQDDTEEGRAAREILMRNTALNTAECPIFALSDGEEEAEIEILRCVDGAMDFGTQNCVASGETRLNVEDFKVFLSSCEYSVTEI